The following are encoded together in the Thermodesulfobacteriota bacterium genome:
- the murJ gene encoding murein biosynthesis integral membrane protein MurJ, translated as MMSSVFLSRVIGIFREMVIAHIGGATGEVDAYLVAFLIPDILNHIVASGFLSITFIPIFSRYLVINDEEKGWEAFSVIMTCFGILLLLLIIIAFIFTPELITIVAPGINEPLLRSRAIRMTRIIMPAQFFFFAGGLFMAVQFAKERFFLPALAPLLYNMGIIAGGILLSPWLGIEGFSWGVLVGAFWGNFAIQYLGASKVGMRLRPIFDLTHPDLLKYVLLTLPLMIGLTMMFSAEFLFKFFGSFMPRGDLACLNFSFRVMMILAGFFGQAIGMAMYPFMAKLIAEHKMSESNNLLNNILRLISLVIPFSVLMMVLRHEIILILFQHGKFDAAATELTSSMLIFFLIGVFAFSAQTVVVRGYYAMGNTLFPAVFITVAVLLSVPLYFFSMHIMGARGIALAVSVSAIFQVILLYGLWNKRSGNKESHAVYFFYVKIIVISMAIGVVLEWFKSKVLLSIDSGTISGSLSVLALTGTLFLALFFLIGYIFKIKEIAELKHRLVKKFKDLFAP; from the coding sequence ATGATGTCTTCGGTTTTCCTGAGCCGAGTGATCGGAATTTTCCGGGAAATGGTAATTGCGCACATTGGTGGAGCCACTGGTGAAGTGGACGCCTATCTGGTCGCTTTTTTAATACCGGATATTCTGAATCATATTGTGGCAAGCGGTTTTCTTTCCATCACCTTCATTCCCATTTTTTCTCGTTATCTGGTAATCAACGACGAAGAGAAAGGCTGGGAGGCTTTTTCCGTCATTATGACATGCTTTGGAATCCTTTTATTACTGCTTATTATTATCGCATTTATTTTTACACCTGAATTGATTACCATCGTCGCACCCGGGATAAATGAACCCTTGCTGCGAAGCCGTGCCATTAGAATGACACGGATTATTATGCCTGCTCAATTTTTCTTTTTTGCCGGCGGTCTGTTCATGGCTGTCCAGTTTGCCAAAGAACGATTTTTTCTTCCTGCCCTTGCCCCCCTTTTGTATAATATGGGCATCATTGCCGGCGGCATACTGTTAAGCCCCTGGTTGGGCATAGAGGGTTTTTCCTGGGGAGTTCTTGTGGGTGCATTTTGGGGAAATTTTGCCATCCAATACCTGGGTGCCAGCAAAGTCGGGATGAGACTCAGGCCGATATTTGATTTAACGCATCCGGATTTGTTAAAATACGTTTTGTTGACTCTGCCGCTTATGATCGGCCTGACCATGATGTTTTCAGCGGAATTCCTGTTTAAATTTTTTGGATCGTTTATGCCTCGAGGAGACCTGGCCTGTTTGAATTTCAGTTTCAGGGTGATGATGATTCTGGCCGGCTTTTTCGGCCAGGCAATTGGAATGGCCATGTATCCATTTATGGCCAAACTGATTGCAGAACATAAAATGTCTGAATCGAACAACCTGCTGAACAATATCCTGCGACTTATATCACTGGTCATTCCTTTTTCCGTTTTGATGATGGTGCTCAGGCATGAAATTATTCTTATCCTGTTTCAGCATGGAAAATTCGATGCTGCCGCCACGGAACTGACATCTTCGATGCTGATTTTCTTTTTGATTGGTGTCTTTGCTTTTTCAGCCCAGACTGTGGTCGTCAGGGGCTATTATGCCATGGGGAACACACTTTTTCCTGCAGTTTTCATAACGGTCGCTGTGTTGTTAAGTGTGCCCCTTTATTTTTTTTCCATGCATATCATGGGTGCCAGAGGAATCGCCCTAGCTGTTTCGGTTTCGGCCATTTTCCAAGTGATATTGTTATATGGTCTATGGAATAAGAGAAGTGGCAATAAAGAAAGTCACGCTGTCTATTTTTTCTATGTTAAAATTATTGTGATCAGCATGGCAATCGGAGTGGTCCTGGAGTGGTTTAAATCAAAAGTGCTGTTAAGCATTGATTCCGGAACAATTTCAGGCAGCCTGTCCGTTTTAGCACTCACAGGCACGTTGTTTTTAGCCCTTTTCTTCCTGATAGGTTATATTTTTAAAATAAAAGAAATTGCAGAATTAAAGCATCGCTTGGTAAAAAAATTTAAGGACCTCTTTGCTCCATAG
- a CDS encoding AI-2E family transporter yields MIPIFKEWKNRYFSNPQVVILGFLLLVGFVFIFLLGNMLIPVFASVVIAYLLEGIVSMLQRCKMPRMASVISVFLLFIAFLLILIVALLPMLSRQIGQFLQELPSMLARGQNALMLLPEKYPDLISEPQIRHILNLIGTELTSLGQRILSMSLASVRGLITILVYLILVPLLVFFFLKDKVKILNWFTGFLPEERGLAVEVWREANVQVANYVRGKVWEIIIVWGVSYITFAFLGLRFSMLLSLFIGLSVLIPYIGATVMFLPVTLIAYFQWNIGSTFVYTIIAYTIIQILDGNLLVPLLLSEVVHIHPVAIIVALLLFGGLWGIWGLFFAIPLATLVHAVIKAWFNSGLVEKKVEEGIKNET; encoded by the coding sequence ATGATTCCGATTTTTAAAGAATGGAAAAACCGATACTTTTCTAATCCGCAGGTTGTTATTCTTGGCTTTTTGCTCCTGGTTGGATTCGTATTTATTTTTCTGCTCGGCAATATGCTGATCCCTGTATTTGCAAGTGTGGTGATCGCATATCTGCTGGAAGGAATTGTATCGATGCTTCAACGCTGCAAAATGCCTCGGATGGCTTCGGTGATATCCGTTTTTTTATTATTTATCGCCTTTCTGCTCATTTTAATAGTCGCTTTGCTCCCCATGCTGTCAAGGCAGATCGGACAATTTTTGCAGGAGTTGCCCTCCATGCTCGCCAGGGGACAAAATGCACTGATGCTTCTTCCGGAAAAGTATCCGGATTTGATTTCAGAACCCCAGATAAGACATATTCTAAATCTCATAGGAACAGAACTCACCAGTCTTGGCCAACGCATCCTTTCCATGTCTCTTGCCTCTGTGCGTGGTTTAATCACCATTTTAGTCTACCTTATTCTTGTTCCACTCCTGGTTTTCTTTTTTTTGAAAGACAAGGTAAAAATTCTCAACTGGTTTACCGGTTTCCTTCCCGAAGAACGCGGACTGGCCGTCGAGGTGTGGCGAGAAGCAAATGTTCAGGTGGCAAACTATGTGCGCGGCAAGGTTTGGGAAATTATAATCGTATGGGGGGTCAGTTACATCACCTTTGCTTTTCTTGGATTACGGTTTTCCATGCTTCTTTCGCTATTTATTGGGCTGTCGGTTCTCATTCCCTACATTGGTGCCACAGTCATGTTTCTTCCCGTAACCCTGATCGCTTATTTCCAGTGGAACATAGGCTCTACTTTTGTGTACACTATAATTGCTTATACCATCATTCAGATTTTAGACGGCAACCTGCTGGTTCCCCTGCTTCTTTCCGAAGTCGTCCATATCCATCCTGTCGCAATAATTGTCGCATTGCTTCTGTTCGGTGGCTTATGGGGTATCTGGGGTCTGTTTTTTGCCATTCCATTGGCAACACTGGTACATGCAGTGATTAAAGCCTGGTTTAATAGTGGTCTGGTAGAAAAAAAAGTTGAGGAAGGTATAAAAAACGAAACATAA
- a CDS encoding acyl-CoA dehydratase activase, with protein sequence MENSPKIKVLGLNLGASTVSVAQIEQNRKGENPQIVKSTVQLHDGNPKDTLLSVLNHYDLESFDKIVATGRKFCNFVNLSSIPEPQAVEYAYQFVKPDGISCPGVVSAGGETFMVYQLDSSGKISNVLTGNKCASGTGEFFLQQLRRMKVSLKDAAQWAVEQEPYHVSGRCSVFCKSDCTHATNKGIPRSKVTAGLCKMMADKVLELLKKVKRENIMLTGGTALNQMMVEYLRRDIPGLIVPQQAPYFEALGAALWALENETAPFPGLSNLFLTEVATFDTLAPLGDFKGKVEFKTMETGEVRAGDNYILGLDVGSTTTKAVLLRTDDHAICASVYLRTNGDPVGASRQCYASILQQVESKTDPGEISITGLGVTGSGRQIAGLHALTDGVLNEIIAHASAAIYFDPDVDTLFEIGGQDAKYTYITNSVPSDYAMNEACSAGTGSFLEESALETLGVKMEDIAQIALVGKNPPNFNDQCAAFIASDIKNAIHEGVRHEDIVAGLVYSICMNYSNRVKGNRPVGEKVFMQGGVCYNKAVPLAMAALVGKPIIVPPMPGLMGAFGVALEVKKRIETSLMEQQSFDLKALADREVIYKKPFICKGGKQKCDRRCEIAVIEIEGKKYPFGGACNRYYNLRRDVNYSIERLDLVRIRQQLIFEKYAGKFIPQKETPCRGKIGINRSFVVNTYYPLYSTFFAELGFETVVPDHPSQEGIDLRNAAFCYPGELSHGFFYSLLTMKHPVDFIFLPHFKSIPAENGNTSSQVCPFVQGEAFYLQTTFSRELEELKGKGTKILMPLIDLQNGLEKAEKPLLETSAKMGIGRKTAKIAFEKALMQQTKCLAEMKEIGNKALAELETDPEKMAVVIFGRPYNGFVEEAHMGIPRKLASRGILCIPLDFLTFEDEKAKRHMYWGMGQIILKAARLVKRHPQLFGTYITNFSCGPDSFVIGYFRTIMGRKPSLTLELDSHTADAGLETRIEAFLDIICAYRQLEMRKLIPLTKHNFIPARIVLDNGTGKVMTSSGEALEIKDPRITVLLPSMGKIATELLTSVFRGMGINAKGHEPSDEKILKLGRGNTSCKECLPLILTTGIFLNYIQNKRKKDEILIYFMATGSGPCRFGQYSVFMEDLIQRLEIPDAALLSLTSENSYIGMENGFERKGFWAIIVSDVMEDIRSMILANATDIDAAMQTFNNELNLISNELERCNFSQLEKQLLKTADMLGRIPMKRPPSEVPVISLTGEIFVRRDSLSRQFLTERLAEKGFASVCSPVTEWVHYSDYLVGKELTDYQMTKMEKLGFFIRKKFMGKDEKRIKSALSRSGLVHSKPIDIGAIIKNGKRYISENLTGEAILTVGSSISEIAVDSCGVIAIGPFGCMPNRLSEAILNETMNREEKLKTDPKNQRLRSVLAETGALPFLAIESDGSPFPQLITAKLEAFCLRAERLHQRMLNNH encoded by the coding sequence ATGGAAAATTCACCAAAAATAAAAGTGCTGGGCCTGAATCTGGGGGCATCCACAGTATCCGTGGCCCAGATTGAACAGAATCGGAAAGGCGAAAATCCGCAGATTGTCAAGAGTACAGTTCAACTTCATGATGGAAATCCTAAAGATACTTTGCTTTCGGTTTTAAATCACTATGATCTTGAATCATTTGACAAGATAGTTGCCACCGGTCGCAAGTTTTGCAATTTCGTAAATTTATCAAGCATACCGGAGCCGCAGGCGGTGGAATATGCCTACCAGTTTGTCAAACCGGACGGTATTTCCTGCCCGGGAGTTGTTTCTGCCGGCGGAGAAACCTTCATGGTTTATCAGTTGGACTCTTCGGGTAAAATTTCGAATGTTTTAACCGGCAATAAGTGTGCGTCCGGGACCGGTGAATTTTTTCTTCAGCAATTGCGACGGATGAAGGTCTCCCTTAAAGATGCAGCCCAGTGGGCTGTTGAACAGGAACCGTATCATGTTTCAGGGCGATGCTCTGTTTTCTGCAAGTCCGACTGTACCCATGCCACCAATAAAGGTATCCCCAGATCAAAAGTGACCGCCGGGCTTTGTAAGATGATGGCGGACAAGGTTCTGGAATTGCTTAAAAAAGTTAAGCGGGAAAATATCATGCTTACCGGGGGAACCGCCCTTAATCAGATGATGGTTGAGTATCTGCGCCGCGACATTCCCGGGCTGATCGTTCCGCAACAGGCGCCCTATTTTGAAGCGCTGGGCGCAGCTCTATGGGCTCTGGAAAATGAAACAGCTCCATTTCCAGGATTATCCAATCTTTTTCTGACCGAAGTGGCGACTTTCGATACTCTTGCCCCCCTTGGGGATTTTAAGGGCAAGGTTGAGTTCAAAACCATGGAAACCGGTGAAGTTCGTGCAGGGGATAATTACATACTGGGACTTGACGTCGGTTCTACCACTACCAAGGCGGTTTTATTGAGAACGGATGATCATGCCATCTGTGCATCCGTATATCTGCGCACAAACGGAGATCCGGTAGGTGCCTCCCGTCAATGCTATGCTTCCATTCTCCAACAGGTAGAAAGTAAAACAGATCCAGGTGAAATATCTATCACCGGTCTTGGAGTTACCGGTTCCGGTCGTCAGATAGCCGGTCTCCATGCCCTTACAGATGGTGTGTTAAATGAAATTATTGCCCATGCCAGCGCCGCCATTTATTTTGACCCCGATGTTGACACCCTGTTTGAAATCGGTGGGCAGGACGCCAAATACACCTATATTACCAACAGCGTGCCTTCGGACTACGCCATGAACGAAGCATGCAGCGCAGGAACAGGATCATTTCTGGAAGAATCCGCATTGGAAACCCTCGGGGTAAAAATGGAAGACATTGCCCAAATAGCCTTGGTAGGGAAAAATCCGCCCAATTTCAATGATCAGTGTGCTGCCTTTATCGCTTCTGATATTAAAAACGCTATTCATGAGGGTGTCCGGCATGAAGATATTGTGGCCGGTTTGGTTTACTCAATATGCATGAACTATTCCAACCGGGTGAAAGGTAATCGCCCGGTTGGAGAAAAAGTTTTTATGCAAGGCGGAGTCTGCTATAATAAGGCCGTACCTCTTGCTATGGCAGCTCTGGTGGGCAAACCCATTATTGTGCCTCCCATGCCCGGGCTGATGGGTGCCTTTGGTGTTGCGCTGGAAGTGAAAAAGAGAATTGAAACCAGCCTTATGGAACAACAGAGCTTCGATTTAAAAGCACTTGCCGATCGAGAAGTCATATACAAAAAACCTTTTATCTGCAAAGGAGGAAAACAAAAATGTGACCGGCGATGTGAAATTGCTGTGATCGAGATCGAAGGCAAGAAGTATCCCTTTGGAGGCGCCTGCAACCGGTATTACAATTTGCGGCGGGATGTTAATTACAGCATTGAAAGACTCGATCTGGTAAGAATCAGGCAGCAGCTGATATTTGAAAAATACGCGGGTAAATTTATCCCCCAAAAGGAAACGCCCTGCAGGGGAAAAATTGGAATAAACCGGAGTTTTGTCGTTAACACTTATTATCCCCTCTACTCTACTTTTTTTGCAGAACTGGGTTTTGAAACGGTTGTTCCCGATCATCCCTCACAGGAAGGAATTGATCTAAGAAATGCAGCATTCTGTTACCCCGGTGAGCTTTCCCATGGCTTTTTTTACTCGCTTCTTACCATGAAACACCCGGTTGATTTTATCTTTCTACCCCATTTTAAATCAATTCCGGCTGAAAACGGTAACACCAGCTCCCAGGTCTGTCCTTTTGTTCAGGGAGAAGCTTTTTATCTCCAAACCACATTTTCCAGAGAACTTGAAGAACTGAAGGGGAAAGGAACAAAGATTTTAATGCCCCTTATTGATCTGCAAAATGGTCTGGAAAAAGCGGAAAAACCGCTGCTTGAAACTTCTGCTAAAATGGGCATCGGTCGAAAAACTGCCAAGATCGCCTTTGAAAAAGCACTGATGCAACAGACAAAATGTCTGGCTGAAATGAAGGAGATAGGAAATAAAGCTCTGGCTGAACTTGAAACCGATCCGGAAAAAATGGCAGTGGTGATATTCGGGCGCCCCTATAACGGGTTTGTTGAAGAAGCACATATGGGAATTCCTCGAAAGCTGGCCTCAAGAGGCATTCTTTGCATACCTTTAGACTTTCTTACATTTGAGGATGAAAAAGCAAAGCGACACATGTACTGGGGAATGGGCCAGATTATATTGAAAGCGGCCAGGTTGGTTAAAAGGCATCCCCAGCTTTTCGGAACTTATATCACCAACTTTTCCTGTGGTCCGGATTCGTTTGTTATCGGATATTTCAGAACTATTATGGGCCGAAAGCCTTCTCTGACTCTTGAGCTTGACAGCCATACGGCTGACGCCGGTCTGGAAACCAGGATCGAGGCATTCCTTGATATCATTTGTGCGTACCGACAACTTGAAATGCGCAAACTGATTCCTTTAACAAAACACAATTTTATACCTGCTCGGATTGTGCTCGATAATGGCACAGGAAAAGTAATGACATCTTCCGGTGAAGCACTGGAGATCAAAGATCCTCGTATCACCGTACTTCTTCCTTCCATGGGGAAAATTGCCACAGAGTTATTAACGTCGGTATTTCGCGGTATGGGAATTAATGCCAAAGGGCATGAGCCTTCCGACGAAAAAATTCTCAAGCTTGGCCGCGGCAATACTTCATGTAAAGAATGTCTTCCACTCATTCTTACCACAGGGATTTTTCTTAATTACATCCAGAATAAGCGGAAAAAAGATGAGATCCTTATTTATTTCATGGCCACGGGTTCCGGTCCCTGCCGGTTTGGACAATATTCTGTCTTTATGGAAGATCTGATCCAAAGGCTTGAAATTCCTGATGCCGCTTTGCTTTCGCTTACATCTGAAAACTCCTACATCGGAATGGAAAATGGGTTTGAACGAAAGGGATTCTGGGCGATCATTGTATCTGATGTGATGGAGGACATTCGCTCAATGATACTTGCAAACGCAACGGATATCGATGCGGCAATGCAGACATTCAATAATGAGCTGAATCTGATATCCAACGAACTTGAAAGATGTAATTTTTCGCAACTGGAAAAACAGCTTTTAAAAACAGCAGACATGCTTGGTCGCATCCCTATGAAGCGTCCTCCGTCAGAAGTGCCCGTTATCTCGTTAACAGGTGAGATTTTTGTCAGGAGAGATTCTCTATCTCGCCAATTCTTAACCGAACGACTGGCTGAAAAAGGATTTGCCTCCGTCTGTTCACCGGTAACCGAGTGGGTTCATTACTCCGATTACCTCGTTGGCAAAGAACTGACCGACTATCAAATGACCAAAATGGAAAAGCTCGGATTTTTCATCAGGAAGAAGTTTATGGGCAAAGATGAAAAACGCATCAAGTCTGCGTTGTCCCGATCGGGTCTTGTTCATTCCAAACCGATTGACATCGGGGCAATCATTAAGAATGGGAAGCGATATATATCAGAGAATTTAACCGGTGAAGCCATTCTGACAGTCGGGAGCTCCATATCGGAAATAGCCGTTGATTCCTGTGGTGTCATTGCCATCGGACCGTTTGGCTGTATGCCGAACCGCCTTTCTGAAGCTATTCTCAATGAAACCATGAACCGGGAAGAAAAGCTGAAAACCGATCCAAAAAATCAGCGGCTTCGCTCCGTTCTGGCGGAAACAGGCGCCCTGCCTTTTCTTGCGATTGAAAGTGACGGCTCACCTTTTCCGCAGCTGATAACCGCAAAACTGGAAGCATTCTGTCTACGCGCAGAACGCCTGCATCAAAGAATGCTTAACAATCACTGA
- a CDS encoding LPP20 family lipoprotein, translated as MKSKCLTFLVLLTLSLSLLSDGCISTPKPEKKSAPQWLNSVPLDEKYFYAVGISGPTRNIKDAWNQAIMRARAELGKTIITHITSQDYIISTTGGEYSSQLIEALSDTELNFTEVIERWYDQNGIYGLPDFYYVLVRLEKKRAEQLLKSLK; from the coding sequence ATGAAATCAAAATGTTTAACGTTTTTAGTCCTTCTTACTCTAAGCCTTTCACTCCTATCTGACGGTTGTATCAGTACGCCAAAACCTGAAAAAAAAAGTGCCCCCCAGTGGTTAAACTCAGTTCCCCTTGATGAAAAATACTTTTATGCGGTGGGAATCTCAGGCCCTACTCGAAATATCAAGGATGCATGGAACCAGGCAATTATGCGCGCCCGTGCAGAGCTTGGCAAAACCATTATTACCCATATAACCAGCCAGGATTATATTATCAGCACAACCGGTGGTGAATATTCATCACAACTTATTGAGGCTCTTTCTGATACGGAACTTAACTTCACTGAGGTGATCGAGCGATGGTACGACCAAAACGGTATCTATGGTCTTCCTGATTTCTACTATGTTCTGGTCAGGCTGGAAAAAAAGAGAGCTGAACAACTGTTAAAAAGCTTAAAATAA
- a CDS encoding acyl-CoA dehydrogenase family protein, with amino-acid sequence MDFTLSTEQEILRESVRSFAENEIKPVARELDEKEEFSYETMQKMAELGLFGIFVSEKYGGQGMDYVSYIIAVEEIARIDGSHAATVAAENSLGIGPLYYFGNEEQKKKYLPKLCKGETLWGFGLTEPNAGSDASNSKTTAVLDGNEWVINGSKIFITNGAAKNTAGATVLCRTGTRDDGRPELSCIIVESGNPGFTAKEMHGKMMWRASNTSELYFEDCRVPKENLLGPRGNGFHQMMQTLDGGRLSIGAMGLGGAQGCLDMALKYTNEREQFGRPIAKFQVNAFKMADMAMEIECARLLLYKACWLRDHDMPFSKEAAMGKLYCSEAMYRCANHAVQLHGGYGLMKEYDVERFYRDQKLLDIGEGTSEVQRIVIARHIGAL; translated from the coding sequence ATGGATTTTACCCTTTCTACTGAACAGGAGATTTTACGTGAATCGGTTCGCAGCTTTGCAGAAAACGAGATTAAACCGGTGGCTCGGGAACTGGATGAAAAAGAAGAGTTTTCCTACGAGACGATGCAAAAGATGGCAGAACTCGGCCTCTTCGGAATTTTTGTGTCGGAAAAGTACGGCGGTCAGGGTATGGACTACGTTTCATACATCATTGCCGTTGAAGAGATAGCCAGGATTGATGGCTCGCATGCTGCCACTGTGGCTGCGGAAAATTCCCTTGGAATCGGACCCCTTTATTATTTTGGAAATGAAGAACAAAAGAAAAAATACCTTCCTAAACTTTGTAAGGGCGAGACACTTTGGGGTTTTGGCCTCACTGAACCCAATGCAGGCTCGGACGCCTCGAATTCAAAGACCACTGCAGTGTTAGATGGCAATGAGTGGGTGATTAACGGGAGCAAGATCTTCATTACCAATGGTGCGGCAAAAAATACTGCCGGAGCCACCGTCCTGTGCCGTACCGGCACCCGTGACGATGGTCGGCCGGAGCTTTCCTGTATCATTGTGGAGTCAGGGAATCCTGGCTTTACGGCAAAGGAAATGCACGGAAAAATGATGTGGCGGGCTTCCAATACCAGTGAACTATATTTTGAGGATTGTCGTGTACCAAAGGAAAATCTTCTTGGCCCGAGAGGAAATGGATTTCATCAGATGATGCAGACTTTGGATGGTGGCCGTCTGTCCATTGGGGCCATGGGTCTTGGTGGTGCCCAGGGTTGTCTTGATATGGCGCTAAAATACACCAACGAAAGGGAGCAGTTTGGAAGACCCATCGCAAAATTTCAGGTGAACGCATTTAAGATGGCCGATATGGCTATGGAAATCGAATGTGCACGTTTGCTTCTTTATAAGGCATGCTGGCTGCGTGATCACGACATGCCCTTTTCCAAAGAGGCGGCCATGGGAAAGCTTTACTGTTCTGAGGCTATGTATCGATGTGCAAACCATGCGGTCCAACTTCACGGTGGTTATGGCCTCATGAAGGAGTACGATGTGGAAAGATTTTACCGGGATCAGAAACTTCTGGACATCGGCGAAGGGACATCGGAAGTGCAGCGCATAGTTATCGCCAGGCACATCGGGGCTTTATAA